From Pseudomonas sp. stari2, a single genomic window includes:
- the hflK gene encoding protease modulator HflK, protein MQVDLDVDGTQVTGLPRFQQAATQGRRLRRLAIGLGGLAVAGVVLAFFVGLFASQSLWPALLVNQSAALLVLVAGLQSSWWVADWRARVINPVVPVTVVDETPASDGWYERLLDRLSRRSLHVLGQIGAATLWLGGLALLALLGIEQVWNLTLQPTAVGLSASVSAAISLLLAFGLLVLERQLAQENPAQWPEAGALAQLVRVVIISLVLGALCLLFASEKSVWPVRLAVLIGILPGLVALELLLRAVLSLFSPRREQLEPVLLARSFVADLLRWPPQPLLALQHELHNRFGIDLRQIWAFSYMRRAFLPVLVLVAAVGWLLTGIHEIPLQSRGIYERFGKPVQVFGPGLHAGLPWPLGRVLSVENGVVHELATSVGENPAPVQPDPAEGPAPITANRLWDASHVNDKSQVIASSRGEQQSFQIVNMDVRFVYRIGLSDQAALAATYNSADVPTLIRSTASRILVHDFASRTLDGLLGQDRVGLADEIGRAVQNDLQKLDSGVEILATVVEAIHPPAGAANAYHSVQAAQIGAQALISRERGAAAEASNQAQLQASLARDQATANAHETSSTARAAGLKFSAEQKAYASAGQAFVLEQYLSQLSQGLGKAKLLVLDHRLGGSSNAPTIDLRTFTLPADPTPARTTAQPGATH, encoded by the coding sequence ATGCAAGTCGATCTGGACGTTGATGGCACGCAAGTGACCGGTCTGCCGCGCTTTCAGCAGGCGGCGACCCAGGGTCGCCGACTGCGCCGGTTGGCCATCGGTCTCGGTGGGTTGGCCGTGGCCGGGGTGGTGCTGGCGTTTTTTGTTGGTCTGTTCGCCTCTCAATCGCTTTGGCCGGCGCTGTTGGTCAATCAGAGCGCGGCGTTGCTGGTGCTGGTCGCCGGGCTGCAATCGTCGTGGTGGGTGGCTGATTGGCGAGCGCGGGTGATCAATCCGGTGGTACCGGTGACTGTTGTTGACGAGACGCCCGCGTCGGATGGCTGGTACGAGCGACTGCTGGATCGGCTTAGCCGACGCAGCCTGCATGTGCTGGGGCAGATTGGCGCGGCGACATTATGGCTCGGCGGTCTGGCGCTGTTGGCGTTGCTCGGCATCGAGCAGGTGTGGAATCTCACGCTGCAACCGACTGCAGTGGGTTTGTCCGCGTCTGTCAGCGCGGCGATCTCGCTGCTGCTGGCGTTCGGTCTGCTGGTGCTGGAGCGGCAACTGGCTCAGGAAAACCCGGCGCAATGGCCCGAGGCGGGAGCACTGGCGCAGTTGGTTCGAGTCGTCATCATCAGTCTGGTATTGGGTGCGCTGTGCTTGCTGTTTGCCAGCGAGAAATCCGTCTGGCCCGTGCGTTTGGCTGTGTTGATCGGCATCCTGCCGGGACTGGTCGCGTTGGAGTTGTTGCTGCGTGCCGTGTTGTCGCTGTTCAGTCCGCGTCGCGAACAACTTGAACCGGTGCTGCTGGCCCGCAGTTTCGTCGCCGATCTGCTACGTTGGCCGCCGCAACCGTTGCTCGCCTTGCAACACGAATTGCACAACCGTTTCGGTATTGATCTGCGGCAGATCTGGGCCTTCAGTTACATGCGCCGCGCATTCCTGCCGGTCTTGGTGCTGGTGGCGGCGGTGGGCTGGTTGCTTACCGGCATTCATGAAATTCCACTGCAAAGCCGTGGTATCTACGAGCGCTTCGGCAAACCGGTGCAGGTGTTCGGCCCCGGTTTGCATGCCGGCCTGCCGTGGCCGCTGGGCCGGGTGTTGAGTGTGGAGAACGGCGTGGTGCACGAACTGGCGACCAGTGTCGGCGAGAACCCGGCGCCGGTTCAGCCGGATCCGGCGGAAGGTCCGGCCCCGATTACCGCCAACCGCTTGTGGGATGCCAGCCACGTCAACGACAAATCCCAGGTCATCGCCAGCAGCCGTGGCGAGCAACAGAGTTTCCAGATCGTCAACATGGACGTGCGTTTCGTCTATCGCATCGGCCTCAGCGATCAGGCGGCATTGGCCGCGACCTACAACAGCGCGGATGTGCCGACGTTGATCCGCAGTACCGCGAGCCGGATTCTGGTCCACGATTTTGCATCGCGCACCCTCGACGGTTTGCTGGGGCAGGACAGGGTAGGGCTGGCTGACGAGATCGGCCGCGCGGTGCAAAACGATCTGCAGAAACTCGATAGCGGTGTAGAGATTCTCGCCACTGTGGTTGAAGCGATTCATCCACCCGCCGGTGCGGCCAACGCTTATCACAGCGTGCAAGCGGCGCAGATCGGTGCTCAGGCGTTGATCTCTCGCGAACGCGGTGCGGCGGCCGAAGCGAGCAATCAGGCGCAGTTGCAGGCCAGCCTCGCTCGCGACCAAGCCACCGCCAATGCCCACGAAACCAGCTCGACTGCCCGCGCGGCGGGCCTGAAATTCAGCGCCGAACAAAAAGCCTACGCCAGCGCCGGTCAGGCCTTCGTGCTGGAGCAATACCTCAGCCAGCTCAGTCAGGGACTGGGCAAAGCCAAACTGTTGGTGCTCGACCATCGTCTGGGCGGCAGCAGCAACGCGCCGACCATCGACCTGCGTACGTTCACGCTGCCGGCTGACCCGACGCCGGCGCGCACCACCGCTCAACCAGGAGCCACCCATTGA
- the hflK gene encoding protease modulator HflK, which translates to MSEVPRGTNSMNSPWIQAGRLAFFALYAVTVLAALAWAFSNVRQIDPQNRAVVMHFGALDRIQNAGLLLAWPQPFEQVVLLPAADRVIERRVENLLRSSAAIQADRVATFATPLSDALAGSGYLLTGDAGVVQLDVRVFYKVTDPYDFVLQGDHVLPALDRLVTRSAVALTAARDLDTILVARPELIGADNQAAERRERLRGDLVQGINRRLAELKASGQGIGIEVARVDVQSSLPEPAVGAFNAVLTASQQADKAVANARTDAEKITQTANELADRTLQVAHAQAGERLAKASADTATVMSLAQARQQGTDPQMLLRLYRERIPKILGQAGSVTTVDPKDDSRLIIQGASK; encoded by the coding sequence ATGAGTGAAGTTCCACGTGGAACAAATTCGATGAACAGTCCGTGGATTCAGGCGGGACGCCTGGCGTTTTTTGCCCTGTACGCGGTGACAGTGCTGGCAGCCTTGGCTTGGGCATTTTCCAATGTTCGGCAGATCGACCCGCAGAATCGCGCGGTGGTCATGCATTTCGGTGCGCTGGATCGCATCCAGAATGCCGGGCTGTTGTTGGCTTGGCCGCAGCCGTTCGAACAGGTCGTTCTGCTGCCGGCGGCAGACCGGGTCATCGAGCGTCGAGTGGAAAACCTGCTGCGCAGTTCTGCTGCAATACAGGCGGATCGCGTCGCGACATTCGCTACACCGCTGAGCGATGCTCTGGCCGGTTCCGGCTATTTGCTTACCGGTGATGCCGGGGTGGTGCAGCTGGATGTGCGGGTGTTCTACAAGGTCACCGATCCATATGACTTCGTGCTGCAAGGCGATCACGTGCTGCCGGCACTGGATCGACTGGTGACCCGCAGCGCGGTGGCCCTGACAGCAGCGCGGGATCTGGACACCATTCTGGTGGCGCGACCGGAACTGATCGGCGCCGACAATCAAGCCGCCGAACGACGCGAACGACTGCGTGGCGATCTGGTGCAAGGAATCAACCGACGCCTGGCCGAGTTGAAGGCGAGCGGGCAGGGCATCGGTATCGAAGTGGCGCGGGTCGATGTGCAATCGAGTCTGCCCGAGCCGGCCGTCGGTGCTTTCAACGCTGTGCTTACCGCCAGTCAACAGGCTGACAAAGCGGTGGCCAATGCCCGCACCGACGCTGAAAAAATCACCCAGACCGCCAACGAACTGGCCGACCGCACATTGCAGGTCGCCCACGCCCAGGCCGGTGAGCGCCTGGCAAAGGCCTCCGCCGATACCGCGACTGTCATGAGTCTGGCCCAGGCCCGACAGCAGGGCACTGACCCGCAAATGCTGCTGCGCCTGTACCGCGAGCGGATACCGAAGATTCTCGGCCAGGCCGGTTCGGTCACCACAGTCGATCCGAAAGACGATTCCCGCCTGATCATTCAGGGAGCCAGTAAATGA
- the lpdA gene encoding dihydrolipoyl dehydrogenase, which yields MSNYDVVILGGGPGGYNAAIRAGQLGLKAACVEGRATLGGTCLNVGCMPSKALLHASELYDAAMGAEFANLGIEVKPTLNLAQMMKQKDESVAGLTKGIEFLFRKNKVDWIKGWGHIDGPGKVSVTGDQGNRIELTATDIVIATGSEPTPLPGVAIDNQRILDSTGALSLSEVPKHLVVIGAGVIGLELGSVWRRLGAQVTVVEYLDRICPGVDGEAGKTLQRSLSKQGISFKLSSKVTSATTSTSGVQLSIEPAAGGTAELLEADYVLVAIGRRPYTQGLGLENVGLSTDKRGMLANKHHRTEAPGVWVIGDVTSGPMLAHKAEDEAMACIEQIAGKAGEVNYDLIPNVIYTRPELASVGKTEEQLKAEGRAYKVGKFPFTANSRAKINHETEGFAKVLADAHTDEVLGVHLVGPSVSEMIGEYCVAMEFSASAEDIALTCHPHPTRSEALRQAAMNVEGMATQM from the coding sequence ATGAGCAACTATGACGTAGTGATTCTGGGCGGCGGGCCCGGCGGTTATAACGCAGCGATCCGCGCCGGCCAGTTGGGTCTCAAGGCCGCTTGCGTGGAGGGCCGCGCCACACTGGGCGGCACCTGCCTCAACGTCGGTTGCATGCCGTCCAAGGCGTTGTTGCACGCGTCCGAACTGTACGATGCGGCAATGGGCGCGGAATTCGCCAACCTCGGCATCGAGGTCAAACCGACGCTCAACCTCGCGCAAATGATGAAGCAGAAGGACGAAAGCGTCGCCGGCCTGACCAAAGGCATCGAATTTCTGTTCCGCAAGAACAAGGTCGACTGGATCAAGGGCTGGGGCCATATCGATGGCCCCGGAAAAGTCAGCGTAACCGGCGATCAGGGCAACCGGATCGAACTGACCGCCACCGATATCGTCATCGCCACCGGTTCCGAGCCCACTCCCCTGCCCGGCGTGGCGATCGACAACCAGCGCATTCTAGATTCCACCGGCGCGTTGTCCTTGAGCGAAGTGCCCAAGCATCTGGTGGTGATCGGTGCCGGCGTGATTGGCCTCGAACTCGGCTCGGTCTGGCGGCGACTCGGCGCGCAAGTGACCGTGGTGGAATACCTCGACCGCATCTGCCCCGGCGTCGACGGCGAAGCCGGCAAGACCCTGCAACGCTCGCTGAGCAAACAGGGCATCAGCTTCAAACTGAGTTCGAAAGTCACCAGCGCCACAACCTCGACCAGCGGCGTGCAACTGAGCATCGAACCGGCAGCCGGCGGCACCGCCGAGCTGCTGGAAGCCGATTACGTGCTGGTCGCCATCGGTCGCCGCCCCTACACCCAGGGGCTGGGGCTGGAGAACGTCGGCCTGAGCACCGACAAACGCGGCATGCTTGCCAACAAACACCATCGCACCGAAGCACCCGGCGTCTGGGTGATCGGTGATGTCACGTCCGGGCCGATGCTTGCCCACAAGGCCGAAGACGAAGCCATGGCCTGCATTGAGCAGATCGCCGGCAAGGCGGGCGAGGTCAACTACGACCTGATTCCCAACGTGATCTACACCCGACCGGAGCTGGCCAGTGTCGGCAAGACCGAGGAGCAGCTCAAGGCTGAAGGCCGGGCCTACAAGGTCGGCAAATTCCCGTTCACTGCCAACAGCCGGGCGAAGATCAATCACGAGACCGAGGGCTTTGCCAAAGTCCTCGCCGACGCGCACACCGACGAAGTCCTCGGCGTGCACTTGGTCGGCCCGAGCGTCAGTGAAATGATCGGCGAGTATTGCGTGGCCATGGAATTCAGCGCGTCGGCCGAAGACATCGCCCTGACCTGTCACCCTCACCCGACCCGTTCCGAGGCGCTGCGTCAGGCAGCGATGAATGTCGAGGGCATGGCGACGCAGATGTAA
- a CDS encoding Lrp/AsnC family transcriptional regulator: MKLDAFDRKILAALQRDGRLSNVQLADEIGLSASPCLRRVRMLEEAGVIRGYQANLDRDEVGLGLTVFVGVKVERHNDEQAEAFHRAVTALPEVISAFLVSGESDFLLQVVVPDLRAYDRFLTGCLLKLPGGSDIRSNFAIHTVKTPGALPLGHLPS, from the coding sequence ATGAAACTCGACGCCTTCGATCGCAAGATTCTCGCCGCGCTGCAACGGGACGGGCGCCTGAGCAATGTGCAACTGGCGGACGAAATCGGTTTGTCTGCGTCGCCGTGCCTGCGTCGGGTGCGGATGCTGGAGGAGGCGGGGGTGATTCGCGGCTATCAGGCGAACCTGGACCGTGACGAGGTGGGGCTGGGGCTGACGGTGTTCGTCGGGGTCAAGGTGGAACGGCACAACGATGAACAGGCCGAGGCGTTTCACCGAGCGGTGACGGCGTTGCCGGAGGTTATTTCAGCGTTTCTTGTGTCCGGGGAATCGGACTTTCTGCTGCAAGTGGTGGTGCCGGATCTGCGCGCCTACGACCGTTTTTTAACCGGTTGTCTGCTGAAACTGCCGGGGGGGAGCGACATTCGCAGCAATTTCGCGATTCACACGGTGAAGACCCCGGGAGCGTTGCCGCTGGGACATCTGCCATCCTGA
- the hflC gene encoding protease modulator HflC gives MSQSHTHDHHDHSGHDHAHGGHHHGHHHHHHGAPEEAGPFPWRRMGWAVLLVAFAIAAASLVQVRSGEATVITRFGNPSRVLLEPGLSWRWPAPFEAAIPVDLRLRTTSSGLQDVGTRDGLRIIVQAYVAWQVQGDADNVQRFMRAVQNQPDEAARQIRTFVGSALETTASSFDLANLVNTDASQVHIADFEAQLRQQIDQQLLATYGVRVVQVGIERLTLPSVTLTATVDRMRAERETIATERTAIGKREAAQIRSGAERDARIVQADATVKAAEIEAQSRVEAAQIYGRAYAGSPQLYNLLRSLDTLGTIVTPDTKLILRTDAAPFRVLVDGPPNMDSKTGTQP, from the coding sequence TTGAGCCAGTCGCATACTCACGATCACCATGACCATAGCGGTCACGACCATGCTCATGGCGGCCACCACCACGGGCATCACCACCATCATCATGGCGCGCCGGAAGAGGCGGGGCCTTTTCCGTGGCGACGCATGGGCTGGGCCGTGTTGCTGGTGGCGTTTGCCATCGCAGCGGCAAGTCTGGTGCAGGTGCGCTCCGGTGAAGCCACGGTCATCACCCGCTTCGGCAACCCGTCCCGAGTGTTGCTGGAGCCCGGTTTGAGCTGGCGCTGGCCGGCGCCGTTCGAAGCGGCGATCCCGGTGGATCTGCGCCTGCGCACCACCTCGAGCGGTTTGCAGGACGTCGGCACCCGCGACGGCTTGCGCATTATCGTGCAGGCGTATGTCGCGTGGCAGGTGCAGGGCGATGCGGACAACGTCCAACGCTTCATGCGTGCAGTGCAGAATCAGCCGGACGAAGCGGCGCGGCAGATTCGAACCTTTGTCGGCTCGGCACTGGAGACTACTGCCAGCAGTTTCGACCTGGCCAATCTGGTCAATACCGATGCCAGTCAGGTGCACATCGCTGATTTCGAAGCGCAGTTGCGTCAGCAGATCGATCAGCAGTTGCTCGCCACTTACGGCGTGCGCGTGGTGCAAGTAGGTATCGAGCGACTGACTCTGCCGTCGGTGACACTTACCGCGACGGTCGACCGGATGCGCGCCGAGCGTGAAACCATTGCTACCGAACGCACGGCCATTGGCAAGCGTGAAGCAGCGCAAATTCGTTCTGGTGCCGAGCGTGACGCGCGAATTGTGCAGGCTGACGCCACGGTGAAAGCGGCCGAAATCGAAGCGCAATCACGGGTCGAAGCGGCGCAGATTTATGGCCGTGCTTACGCCGGATCACCGCAGCTATACAACTTGCTGCGCTCGCTGGACACCCTTGGCACCATCGTTACGCCGGACACCAAGCTGATCCTGCGCACCGACGCCGCGCCGTTCCGTGTATTGGTGGATGGCCCACCGAATATGGATAGCAAGACCGGAACGCAGCCATGA